In the genome of Streptomyces racemochromogenes, one region contains:
- a CDS encoding WhiB family transcriptional regulator, translating into MSIRTRSWEAEAPCREIGPDIFHPVGRGRELTEAITAAKAICGSCPFQPACLADALDWEGTADQYSRDGIWGGLTGPERAALATQPAAAA; encoded by the coding sequence GTGAGCATCCGGACCCGCTCCTGGGAGGCCGAAGCGCCCTGCCGTGAGATCGGCCCGGACATCTTCCACCCGGTCGGCCGCGGCCGTGAGCTGACGGAAGCGATCACCGCCGCGAAGGCCATCTGCGGCAGCTGCCCCTTCCAGCCGGCCTGCCTGGCTGACGCCCTCGACTGGGAGGGCACCGCAGACCAGTACTCCCGCGACGGCATCTGGGGCGGACTCACCGGCCCCGAACGCGCCGCACTCGCCACCCAGCCCGCCGCCGCGGCCTAA
- a CDS encoding ATP-binding protein, translating to MTDAWTPPSKRNPLRADLAGLGIPEGQYRLPSPDAYLDAGGSRDGAARIDAHFHNEIPLTDLQPAEIAFLRTYFNRQIEEQLAKTLAHFNAAVPRRYAKVEPDDTAHIWAKAVAADADDVQSLLIVGPTGTGKTHYAYAVLKAVAETGRGLSWAALTAADLYASLRPRPNGDSEAEFTRLANIDVLFLDDLGAAKVTEWTEEVTYRLINRRYEQCKPSLFTSNVPPAQLRDALGERISSRLVEMCERVVLKGHDRRRGAA from the coding sequence ATGACCGACGCCTGGACCCCACCCAGCAAGCGCAACCCCCTCCGCGCCGACCTCGCCGGCCTCGGAATCCCCGAAGGCCAGTACCGGCTCCCCAGCCCCGACGCCTACCTCGACGCCGGCGGAAGCCGCGACGGTGCCGCACGCATCGACGCCCACTTCCACAACGAGATCCCCCTCACCGACCTCCAGCCCGCCGAGATCGCCTTCCTCCGCACCTACTTCAACCGCCAGATCGAAGAACAGCTCGCCAAGACCCTGGCCCACTTCAACGCCGCCGTACCCCGCCGCTACGCCAAGGTCGAACCCGACGACACCGCCCACATCTGGGCCAAGGCAGTTGCCGCAGACGCCGACGACGTCCAGTCCCTGCTGATCGTCGGCCCCACCGGCACCGGCAAGACCCACTACGCCTACGCCGTCCTCAAGGCCGTCGCCGAGACCGGCCGCGGCCTCAGCTGGGCCGCCCTCACCGCAGCGGACCTCTACGCGAGCCTCCGCCCCCGCCCCAACGGCGACAGCGAAGCCGAGTTCACCCGGCTCGCCAACATCGACGTCCTGTTCCTCGACGACCTTGGCGCGGCCAAGGTCACCGAGTGGACCGAGGAAGTCACCTACCGGCTTATCAACCGCCGGTACGAGCAGTGCAAGCCCAGCCTCTTCACCAGCAACGTCCCGCCCGCCCAGCTTCGCGACGCCCTCGGTGAGCGCATCTCGTCCCGCCTCGTCGAAATGTGCGAGCGGGTCGTCCTCAAGGGCCACGACCGCCGGCGGGGTGCCGCATGA
- a CDS encoding zinc finger domain-containing protein codes for MTFTHRRAEQLRAEAAHAQQTAVCPTCQVAPGTPCHDNGIQRPDNSPVHARRYEEATETAA; via the coding sequence GTGACCTTCACCCACCGGCGGGCGGAACAGCTCCGAGCCGAAGCCGCCCACGCCCAGCAGACCGCCGTCTGCCCCACCTGCCAAGTCGCCCCCGGCACCCCCTGCCACGACAACGGCATCCAACGCCCCGACAACAGCCCCGTACACGCCCGCCGCTACGAAGAAGCCACGGAGACCGCCGCATGA
- a CDS encoding BRO-N domain-containing protein: MSALQVFAYEGSEVRTVLVDGEPWFVGADVTAILGYANGRDALSSIPDRMRNTVALADGKRGNPNRVIVSEPGVYRLVMRSSLPAAERFQDWLAEDVLPQIRKTGRFDAAPAPAPAKEITAAAGPVPYRDQAEILAILRPALPEPYATATAKVILARAMGERPELDSSETPLYAATFLAEKGHKAKTVAKFQSGFGARVSNAFFKRHGRRPEKIAGPAGSRIDKVAVYTEDDRPLLEEVYAGMADLIAAFEHGGQIALSA; this comes from the coding sequence GTGAGCGCGCTGCAGGTGTTCGCCTACGAGGGCTCCGAGGTGCGCACCGTTCTGGTCGACGGCGAGCCGTGGTTCGTCGGCGCCGACGTCACCGCCATCCTCGGATACGCCAATGGCAGGGACGCGCTGTCCTCCATCCCGGACCGGATGCGGAATACCGTCGCCCTCGCCGACGGAAAGCGCGGCAACCCGAACCGCGTAATCGTCTCCGAGCCTGGCGTCTACCGTCTCGTAATGCGGAGCAGCCTCCCGGCCGCCGAGCGGTTCCAGGACTGGCTCGCGGAGGACGTGCTCCCGCAGATCCGCAAGACCGGGCGGTTCGATGCGGCCCCCGCCCCAGCGCCAGCGAAGGAGATCACCGCAGCCGCCGGCCCGGTCCCCTACCGGGATCAGGCGGAGATCCTGGCCATCCTTCGCCCGGCCCTGCCGGAGCCCTACGCGACGGCCACGGCGAAGGTGATCCTGGCCCGCGCGATGGGTGAGCGGCCTGAGCTGGACTCGTCCGAGACGCCGCTGTACGCGGCGACGTTCCTCGCGGAGAAGGGCCACAAGGCGAAGACGGTGGCCAAGTTCCAGTCCGGCTTCGGCGCCCGCGTGTCGAACGCGTTCTTCAAGCGCCACGGCCGGCGGCCGGAGAAGATCGCCGGTCCGGCCGGCTCCCGCATCGACAAGGTGGCCGTGTACACCGAGGACGACCGCCCCCTTCTCGAGGAGGTGTACGCGGGGATGGCCGACCTGATCGCCGCGTTCGAGCATGGGGGCCAGATCGCGCTCAGCGCCTGA
- a CDS encoding helix-turn-helix transcriptional regulator, whose protein sequence is MMERILEVGRIAREARAQLGLTQEQLAERAGISRATLQNLERDGRARDTTLAKVEQALGLPPGAVVKAAKGLQPLPALSPVPSEGLTHISAGALGEAVSSALLLTADSLTAAEIREVTRLVVEDLRARGVVAAP, encoded by the coding sequence ATGATGGAGAGGATTCTGGAAGTAGGAAGGATCGCCCGCGAAGCTCGCGCGCAGCTAGGCCTGACTCAGGAGCAGCTTGCGGAGCGCGCGGGGATTTCGCGCGCCACGCTTCAGAATCTTGAGCGGGACGGCCGCGCGAGGGACACCACACTCGCGAAGGTTGAGCAGGCCCTCGGGCTGCCCCCTGGCGCAGTGGTCAAGGCGGCCAAGGGCCTCCAGCCTCTGCCAGCTCTCAGTCCTGTGCCCAGTGAGGGCCTCACCCATATCTCGGCCGGCGCCCTGGGTGAGGCGGTGTCGTCTGCTCTCCTCTTGACGGCGGACAGTCTGACGGCTGCGGAAATCCGCGAGGTGACGCGCCTTGTTGTCGAGGATCTTCGAGCGCGCGGCGTTGTGGCTGCCCCCTAG
- a CDS encoding response regulator transcription factor, with protein sequence MTRASRPGAALSDLEATVLRLAAEGHSYPAIGRILGRSTAAVQDSRQRAIIKLGAASSAHAVLIACRAGLIDGRPQRHGDHAGYEAHRRRGEQPCDACRMGERAHRQRQRDAASARQGP encoded by the coding sequence GTGACGCGGGCCAGTCGCCCTGGTGCCGCGCTCAGCGACCTCGAGGCAACCGTCCTGCGGCTCGCAGCTGAGGGGCACAGCTACCCAGCGATCGGGCGCATCCTCGGTCGCAGCACGGCGGCGGTCCAGGACAGCCGGCAGCGGGCGATCATCAAGCTCGGCGCCGCAAGCTCCGCCCACGCTGTCCTAATCGCATGCCGCGCCGGCCTGATCGACGGCCGGCCCCAGCGGCACGGCGACCACGCCGGGTACGAAGCCCACCGGCGCCGCGGCGAACAGCCCTGCGACGCCTGCCGGATGGGCGAGCGAGCGCACCGGCAGCGACAGCGGGACGCGGCAAGCGCCCGCCAGGGCCCCTGA
- a CDS encoding NUDIX hydrolase, which produces MTESTEQPPVSTAIIVHDGRVLMARRRQQEGKLLWAFPGGGIEAGETPEEAAVREVAEEVGLEVKASKVLGDRVHPQSGVHMTYVACTVVSGEATVVDEEELAEVAWLEHGQIPEYVPWGLFDKVQAHLDEVIGS; this is translated from the coding sequence ATGACCGAGAGCACCGAGCAGCCGCCCGTCTCGACCGCGATCATCGTCCACGACGGGCGAGTCCTCATGGCCAGGCGCCGTCAGCAGGAGGGGAAGCTCCTGTGGGCCTTCCCTGGCGGCGGCATCGAAGCCGGCGAGACGCCCGAAGAGGCGGCCGTGCGGGAGGTCGCCGAGGAGGTCGGCCTCGAGGTCAAGGCCAGCAAGGTGCTGGGCGACCGGGTGCACCCGCAGTCTGGGGTGCACATGACCTACGTCGCCTGCACGGTCGTCAGCGGCGAAGCCACGGTCGTCGACGAGGAGGAGCTCGCCGAGGTGGCGTGGCTCGAGCACGGTCAGATCCCCGAGTACGTGCCGTGGGGGCTCTTCGACAAGGTGCAGGCGCACCTGGACGAGGTCATCGGTTCCTAG